The Methanosphaera stadtmanae DSM 3091 genome includes a window with the following:
- a CDS encoding HemK2/MTQ2 family protein methyltransferase — translation MKYENIKYNECDEVYPPAEDTFLLIDNLIVKNNDSVLEVGCGCGIVSIAASLNAEKVTSIDINPHAIKCTKENIKLNNRKNIEVIESNLFEKIDDKYDLILFNTPYLPVTEEEHDVDDDYSKAWDGGVDGRKVIDAFLEEAPKYLKEDGTIQLVQSSLSDNEKTLNYLNNNGFNAKITEKYHQFFEDITLISAKRIL, via the coding sequence ATGAAATATGAAAATATTAAGTATAATGAATGTGATGAAGTATATCCTCCAGCAGAGGACACTTTTTTATTAATTGATAATCTTATTGTTAAAAATAACGATTCTGTTCTAGAAGTAGGTTGTGGATGTGGAATTGTTAGTATTGCTGCATCATTAAATGCAGAAAAAGTAACATCTATTGATATTAATCCACATGCTATTAAATGTACAAAAGAAAATATTAAATTAAACAATAGAAAGAACATTGAAGTAATAGAAAGCAATTTATTTGAAAAAATAGATGATAAATACGATTTAATACTATTTAACACACCATATCTTCCAGTGACAGAAGAAGAACATGATGTTGATGATGATTATAGTAAAGCATGGGATGGTGGTGTAGATGGAAGAAAAGTTATTGATGCTTTTTTAGAAGAAGCACCAAAATATTTAAAGGAAGATGGAACAATTCAATTAGTACAATCATCCCTTAGTGATAATGAAAAAACATTAAATTATCTAAATAACAATGGATTTAATGCTAAAATCACAGAAAAATATCATCAATTTTTTGAAGATATTACATTAATCAGTGCTAAAAGAATTCTATAA
- a CDS encoding zinc-ribbon domain-containing protein has translation MNNFCPECGSERIENSKYCINCGYKFPVENNQYSNEDNFEPNYDVDYNNNYNENNNNFNYNGDNSHVDDNSICPHCSSQLNTYTKTGFIWRNLS, from the coding sequence ATGAATAATTTTTGTCCAGAATGTGGAAGTGAACGTATTGAAAATTCAAAGTATTGTATAAATTGTGGATATAAATTTCCAGTAGAAAATAATCAATATTCAAATGAAGATAATTTTGAGCCAAATTATGATGTAGATTATAACAACAATTATAATGAAAATAACAACAATTTTAACTATAATGGAGATAATTCCCATGTGGATGATAATAGTATTTGTCCACATTGTAGTAGTCAACTGAATACTTATACAAAAACAGGCTTTATCTGGAGGAACTTATCATAA
- a CDS encoding 4Fe-4S single cluster domain-containing protein, which translates to MFLRVNTIIENTMVEGPGNRTSIFVQGCLKHCIGCNSPQTWDLDGGILYDVKKLAKNILKNKDIEGVTFSGGEPFLQSKALGELAVILHDNGLSIVTFTGYTYDIIRKINCSNWNKLLSQTDILISGFFNQDKITYKKPWIGSLNQKYHFLTDKYSYLENNLDSIENKIEIRLNKDGSFVVNGMGNNKEIRKFFENMM; encoded by the coding sequence ATGTTTTTAAGAGTAAATACTATTATTGAAAATACTATGGTGGAAGGACCGGGAAATAGAACTTCTATATTTGTACAAGGATGTTTAAAACATTGTATTGGATGTAATTCTCCCCAAACATGGGATTTAGATGGGGGTATTTTGTATGATGTTAAGAAGTTAGCTAAGAATATACTTAAAAATAAGGATATTGAAGGTGTTACATTTTCTGGTGGAGAACCATTTCTACAATCAAAGGCGTTAGGTGAATTAGCAGTAATATTACATGATAATGGTCTTTCTATTGTTACTTTTACAGGATATACTTATGATATTATTAGAAAAATTAATTGTAGCAATTGGAATAAGTTATTATCACAAACTGATATTTTAATATCTGGTTTTTTTAATCAAGATAAAATCACGTATAAAAAACCTTGGATTGGATCATTAAATCAGAAATATCATTTTTTAACAGATAAATACAGTTATTTAGAGAATAATTTAGATTCTATAGAAAATAAGATTGAAATTAGATTAAATAAAGATGGTTCTTTTGTTGTAAATGGTATGGGTAATAATAAAGAAATTAGAAAATTCTTTGAAAATATGATGTAG
- a CDS encoding AAA family ATPase, translating into MNNFEKETCDLLRARFPYIHITTYEETRLIKELTRIVSTPDLINSVRKVYVWKSSEGFKDSNGMIQEDTYEKIQALNFVRKCEEDALFIFLDFHVFCKNTSGNFDDTVVRFLKDLIPNLKQARNFRNVIFVSPTFTLPDDLKKDITVLDFDLPTSDEIASVLDGIIRDNSGGNLKVNLNPKEKEELVKAAVGLTLQEAENAFARAMVNDGCLNSEDVDIVLKEKSQVIKKSDILEYIDSKVKIEDVGGLENLKKWLSKRDKSWLDSAKKYGLPSPKGVLLTGVPGCGKSLIAKSISSMWHLPLLRFDVSKVFNMYVGNSESNMREAIKMAEAISPCVLWIDEIEKGFSGLGGSGDSGTTSRIFGTFLSWMQEKTKPVFVVATANNIDSLPSEMMRKGRFDEIFFIDLPTFNERKQIFKVHLESRLTYPEVRGDFEINDETLKHLSNITEGFGGSELEQIVVMGLYDAFSEDRSITLNDFENAVKNTVPLSVTQAEQIISIRNWANVRAVAATAQEDRMEYTQTSTDSNNPKPEIPTPDDEISDSRGGRTLDF; encoded by the coding sequence ATGAATAATTTTGAGAAAGAAACATGTGATTTATTAAGGGCTCGATTTCCATATATTCACATAACAACTTATGAGGAAACTAGATTAATAAAGGAATTAACAAGAATTGTATCTACACCAGATTTAATTAATAGTGTAAGAAAGGTATATGTATGGAAATCCTCTGAGGGATTTAAAGACTCAAATGGGATGATACAGGAGGATACTTATGAGAAAATACAAGCATTGAATTTTGTTAGAAAATGTGAAGAAGATGCTTTATTTATATTCTTGGATTTCCATGTTTTCTGTAAAAATACTTCAGGTAACTTTGATGATACTGTTGTAAGATTTCTTAAAGATCTTATTCCTAACTTAAAACAAGCAAGAAATTTTAGAAATGTTATCTTTGTGTCACCAACATTCACATTACCTGATGATTTAAAAAAGGATATTACAGTTTTAGATTTTGATTTGCCAACATCAGATGAGATAGCATCTGTTCTTGATGGAATAATAAGGGATAATAGTGGTGGAAATTTAAAAGTAAATCTAAATCCAAAAGAAAAAGAAGAATTAGTTAAAGCAGCTGTAGGTTTAACATTACAAGAAGCTGAAAACGCATTTGCAAGAGCTATGGTTAATGACGGATGTTTAAATTCTGAGGATGTGGATATTGTTTTAAAGGAAAAAAGTCAAGTTATTAAAAAAAGTGATATTCTAGAATACATAGATTCAAAAGTAAAAATAGAAGATGTTGGTGGACTAGAAAATCTAAAGAAATGGTTATCAAAACGTGATAAATCATGGTTAGATTCAGCAAAAAAATATGGACTTCCTTCACCTAAAGGGGTGTTATTAACAGGTGTTCCTGGTTGTGGAAAGAGTTTAATAGCTAAATCTATAAGTTCAATGTGGCACTTACCTCTACTTAGATTTGATGTTTCAAAAGTATTTAACATGTATGTTGGAAATAGTGAATCAAATATGCGTGAAGCAATAAAAATGGCTGAAGCAATCTCACCATGTGTTCTCTGGATTGATGAAATAGAAAAGGGTTTTAGTGGACTTGGTGGTAGTGGAGATAGTGGTACAACAAGTCGTATATTTGGAACATTTCTTAGTTGGATGCAGGAAAAAACAAAACCAGTTTTTGTTGTAGCAACAGCAAACAATATAGATAGCCTACCTTCAGAAATGATGCGTAAAGGTAGATTTGATGAAATATTTTTTATTGATTTACCAACATTTAATGAAAGAAAACAGATATTTAAAGTACATTTGGAGTCTAGATTAACTTATCCTGAAGTAAGGGGAGATTTTGAAATTAATGATGAAACATTAAAACATCTTTCTAATATTACTGAAGGATTTGGTGGATCTGAATTGGAACAAATTGTTGTCATGGGATTATATGATGCATTTTCTGAAGATCGTAGCATAACATTAAATGACTTTGAAAATGCTGTTAAAAATACAGTACCTTTAAGTGTAACACAAGCAGAACAAATAATAAGTATACGTAATTGGGCTAATGTAAGAGCAGTAGCAGCAACAGCACAAGAAGATAGGATGGAGTATACACAAACATCAACAGATTCTAATAATCCAAAACCAGAAATTCCAACTCCTGATGATGAAATTAGTGATTCTAGAGGTGGAAGAACATTAGATTTCTAG
- a CDS encoding DUF2997 domain-containing protein: MSKKLIIKIRKDGVVEAETKGIKGQKCEDYLKIIEELTDSKVVKKEYTPEYYEKEMNTQNKEFLNKNY, from the coding sequence ATGTCTAAAAAATTAATTATTAAGATTCGTAAAGATGGCGTAGTTGAAGCTGAAACAAAAGGAATTAAAGGTCAAAAATGTGAGGATTATTTAAAAATTATAGAGGAATTAACTGATTCTAAAGTAGTTAAAAAAGAGTACACTCCAGAATACTATGAAAAAGAAATGAATACTCAGAATAAAGAATTCTTAAATAAAAATTATTAA
- a CDS encoding helix-hairpin-helix domain-containing protein, with protein MSDNDACIGCVALIFLISIVGALWPAGSVILFFIIGFYILYLCFKPPENKDEHTYNNTENQNNNRNNNRNKNQNNKHNPADDFNNINNENIRPNEVNRKNKNIEKIDINTAGIDDIKKLPGITIISAKKLIQYRENGNYVKSMYDLGEKLNLKDYQLEQLRPYVLISKNKEYTTTNYTRRVDL; from the coding sequence TTGTCAGACAATGATGCGTGTATTGGATGTGTAGCACTTATATTTTTAATCTCTATTGTTGGAGCTTTGTGGCCTGCAGGAAGTGTTATTTTATTTTTTATCATTGGTTTTTATATTTTATATCTATGTTTTAAACCTCCTGAAAATAAAGATGAACATACCTATAACAACACAGAAAACCAAAACAATAACAGAAACAATAACAGAAATAAAAACCAAAACAATAAACATAACCCAGCTGATGACTTCAATAATATAAATAATGAAAATATTAGACCAAATGAAGTTAATAGAAAGAACAAAAACATTGAAAAAATAGATATTAATACTGCAGGAATTGATGATATTAAAAAGTTACCTGGAATAACTATAATTTCTGCTAAAAAACTTATCCAATATCGTGAAAATGGAAATTATGTTAAATCAATGTATGATTTAGGAGAAAAACTAAATTTAAAAGATTATCAATTAGAGCAACTACGACCTTATGTGTTGATTTCTAAAAATAAAGAATACACAACAACCAACTACACTAGAAGGGTAGATTTATAA
- a CDS encoding Nramp family divalent metal transporter, whose protein sequence is MTFSDFVKHKLKNYPTLASIFIFISVLGPGLITAMVDNDSGGILTYSLAGAQYGYNLIWTFIPMIFSLIVAQEMGVRMGIISGKGLASLIREKVGVKITIFIMIGLLIANMGNTLAEFSGIVVSSEIFGIPSYISVILAAIIIWLLVIKGNYKNVEKIFIIFSLVYISYIVAGLMAHPDWSLVASSVVPKVQLDTPYITMVVGLIGTTIAPWMQFYLQSSVVEKGVSKDELKYSRAESILGPIFTGVVALFILIACAATIHVVGTPVSDVKDIATALIPVAGEYAGILFGLGFLNASLFSAIILPLSTAYYVCESLGFETGISKSFKEAPMFHGLYAGMIFVCAIIILIPNIPLMQILLFSQVLNGILLPFILVLMLMIINDKRIMGEYVNSKWYNIVAWIITVIITILVIILVITSFM, encoded by the coding sequence ATGACATTTTCAGACTTTGTAAAACATAAATTAAAAAATTATCCAACTCTTGCTTCTATATTTATATTTATATCAGTATTAGGACCGGGATTAATAACAGCAATGGTAGATAATGATAGTGGAGGAATATTAACATACAGTTTAGCAGGAGCACAGTATGGATATAATCTCATCTGGACATTTATACCAATGATATTCTCATTAATAGTAGCCCAGGAAATGGGTGTTAGAATGGGAATAATTTCAGGTAAGGGACTTGCAAGTTTAATACGTGAAAAAGTAGGGGTAAAAATAACCATATTTATAATGATAGGATTGTTAATAGCAAATATGGGAAATACACTAGCAGAATTCTCAGGTATAGTGGTATCCTCAGAAATATTTGGTATACCATCATATATATCGGTAATATTAGCTGCAATAATAATATGGTTACTTGTAATAAAGGGAAATTATAAAAATGTTGAAAAAATATTCATAATATTCTCATTAGTATATATTTCATATATAGTAGCAGGATTAATGGCACATCCCGACTGGTCACTAGTAGCAAGTTCCGTAGTACCAAAGGTACAGCTAGATACGCCATATATTACAATGGTTGTAGGACTTATTGGTACAACAATAGCTCCATGGATGCAATTCTATCTACAATCATCAGTTGTAGAAAAAGGAGTAAGTAAGGATGAACTTAAGTATTCAAGGGCAGAATCAATACTTGGACCAATATTTACTGGAGTAGTAGCATTATTTATATTAATAGCATGTGCAGCAACAATACATGTTGTAGGAACACCTGTTAGTGATGTAAAAGATATAGCAACTGCATTAATTCCTGTTGCAGGTGAATATGCTGGAATATTATTTGGATTAGGATTTCTCAATGCATCATTATTTAGTGCAATTATTCTTCCATTATCCACAGCATACTATGTATGTGAAAGTTTAGGATTTGAAACAGGAATTTCAAAAAGCTTTAAAGAAGCACCAATGTTCCATGGATTATATGCTGGTATGATATTTGTATGTGCAATAATTATATTAATACCAAATATACCTTTAATGCAAATATTACTCTTTTCACAGGTACTAAATGGTATACTTCTCCCATTTATATTGGTATTGATGCTAATGATAATAAATGATAAAAGAATAATGGGGGAGTATGTAAACTCTAAATGGTATAATATAGTAGCATGGATAATTACAGTTATAATAACTATACTTGTAATTATATTGGTAATAACAAGTTTCATGTAA
- a CDS encoding magnesium transporter MgtE N-terminal domain-containing protein — protein MYLTELLNKKVFDLNNEDYGKVKDIIISSDRTYPLIEAIKIRANGENYFIPSSNIEKITKTKIKLNKPLEDIKQYPKQDSTIKLSRDILDRQVVDMEGSKIRRVNDVEISCKRGNYYIIGVDIGINGLFRRLGLGNISKKFYKEDNIISWNDIDSLDFTNLKLKVSKKKLTRLHPADIADIVDNLGISDSMSILNSLDDESAADAFEEISPEKQKTILTEMEKREAADLIDEMSPDDAADLLASISDEKKEEILQLMDPEESRELRELLRYPENTAGGIMTTEYASVKGNITTKEVMDELRRIADDVETLYYIYVLSDDETLKGILTIRELLLNDDNTPIYDYMKHEFISVDVHEEEDEVAKIVAKYNLIALPVVDESNKMKGIITVDDAIDIILPTAWKKRIPKMFR, from the coding sequence ATGTATCTTACAGAATTATTAAATAAAAAAGTTTTTGACCTTAATAATGAGGATTATGGGAAAGTTAAAGATATAATTATATCTTCTGACAGAACATATCCTCTCATAGAAGCAATAAAAATAAGAGCTAATGGAGAAAATTATTTTATACCCTCATCGAACATAGAAAAAATCACTAAGACAAAAATAAAATTAAATAAACCATTAGAAGACATAAAACAATATCCAAAACAAGATTCAACAATTAAATTATCAAGAGATATACTTGATAGACAAGTAGTGGACATGGAAGGAAGTAAAATAAGACGAGTAAATGATGTGGAAATATCATGTAAGAGGGGAAACTACTATATAATAGGTGTAGATATTGGAATAAATGGTCTATTTAGAAGATTGGGGCTTGGAAATATCTCAAAAAAATTCTATAAAGAAGATAATATAATTTCATGGAATGATATAGATTCATTGGATTTTACAAATTTAAAACTTAAAGTTTCCAAGAAAAAATTAACAAGATTACATCCAGCAGACATAGCAGATATTGTGGATAACTTAGGAATATCAGATTCAATGAGTATTTTAAATTCATTAGATGATGAATCAGCTGCAGATGCATTTGAAGAAATATCTCCCGAAAAACAGAAGACAATTCTTACAGAAATGGAAAAACGCGAAGCAGCAGATTTAATTGATGAAATGTCACCAGATGATGCAGCAGACCTATTAGCATCAATATCTGATGAGAAAAAAGAAGAAATTCTTCAATTAATGGATCCTGAAGAATCAAGAGAATTAAGGGAATTACTAAGATATCCAGAAAATACTGCTGGAGGTATAATGACAACAGAATATGCATCAGTAAAAGGAAATATAACTACAAAAGAAGTAATGGATGAATTGAGAAGAATAGCAGATGATGTGGAAACTTTATACTATATCTATGTATTATCTGATGATGAAACATTAAAGGGAATTTTAACAATAAGAGAATTACTTTTAAATGATGATAATACTCCAATATATGATTATATGAAACATGAATTCATATCTGTTGATGTACATGAAGAAGAGGATGAAGTAGCTAAAATAGTTGCTAAATATAACTTAATAGCACTTCCAGTTGTTGATGAATCCAATAAGATGAAAGGAATAATTACAGTAGATGATGCAATAGATATTATACTACCTACAGCATGGAAAAAGAGAATTCCAAAAATGTTTAGATAA
- a CDS encoding Lrp/AsnC family transcriptional regulator has product MDENDKKILTELISNSRMPISKISSKTGIPDSTVSNRIKKLENNNIIEQYTTIINPEAIGIKVIAMIIIQTETEKHENVEIELPKLDKVSQVYSISGEYDILIKVWAHTLEELNDIVNSEIRTIDGIEELRELIVMEKLKEEPLKVDLDG; this is encoded by the coding sequence ATGGATGAAAATGATAAAAAGATTTTAACAGAACTAATATCTAATTCGAGAATGCCCATATCAAAAATATCTTCAAAAACAGGAATACCTGACTCAACAGTATCAAATAGAATTAAAAAATTAGAAAATAACAATATAATAGAACAATACACGACAATAATCAATCCAGAAGCCATAGGAATAAAAGTTATTGCAATGATAATTATTCAAACAGAAACAGAAAAACATGAAAATGTAGAAATAGAATTACCAAAACTAGACAAAGTATCACAAGTATACAGTATTTCTGGAGAATATGATATTTTAATAAAAGTATGGGCACATACACTAGAAGAATTAAATGATATAGTTAATTCAGAAATTAGAACAATAGATGGAATAGAAGAATTACGAGAATTAATAGTAATGGAAAAATTAAAAGAAGAACCTCTAAAAGTAGATTTGGATGGATAA
- a CDS encoding YczE/YyaS/YitT family protein: MKTINDYIKLDLYKIDYKQVLNNYSILIIGLFIMSFGVALSVRSNLGTTPISCIPYVLSFKFPLSLGTITILFNTLLIIIQILILRSKFPKIQLLQIIVNFIFGYFIDFSLYLTINIIPTSYVMQWFICFISCIIIALGVFFEVNSHAIVLPGEGVSLAIHSVTHTDFGKLKTYFDTTNVILGVIMSLIFFGTFKGVGLGTIFAGVVVGYIVRFYRKLFLLLTNKHQ; the protein is encoded by the coding sequence ATGAAAACTATAAATGATTATATAAAACTAGATTTGTATAAAATAGATTATAAACAAGTACTAAATAATTATTCAATTTTAATAATAGGTTTATTTATAATGTCATTTGGTGTAGCATTATCAGTAAGATCTAATCTTGGTACTACTCCAATTTCATGTATACCTTATGTGTTAAGTTTTAAATTTCCATTATCACTGGGAACAATCACTATTCTTTTTAATACATTACTTATTATAATTCAAATATTGATTCTTAGATCAAAATTTCCAAAAATTCAATTATTACAAATAATTGTGAATTTTATTTTTGGCTATTTTATAGATTTCTCATTATATTTAACAATAAATATAATACCAACATCTTATGTGATGCAATGGTTTATTTGTTTTATAAGCTGTATTATAATAGCATTAGGAGTTTTTTTTGAAGTTAATTCTCATGCAATAGTTCTTCCAGGAGAAGGAGTATCATTAGCTATTCATTCAGTTACACATACTGATTTTGGAAAACTTAAAACATATTTTGACACAACAAACGTGATTTTAGGAGTTATCATGTCATTAATTTTCTTTGGTACATTTAAGGGAGTGGGTCTTGGAACTATATTTGCAGGTGTTGTTGTTGGTTATATTGTAAGATTTTATAGGAAACTATTTCTTTTATTAACAAATAAACATCAATAA
- the cfbA gene encoding sirohydrochlorin nickelochelatase, whose protein sequence is MTNKDTGILLVGHGSRIPYNKNIIKKIREKYQEIMPDYNIEIGFMELVEPNIPTAFNKLKETGVNKIIVNPVFLAHGMHTKVDIPTILGLEPEVDLEKLHMHQHEHNHSHHHHHREAKSEPVDFDGEIIYLEPLGADDKIVEIISNKINSKLEKDSQDTGILLIGHGSNLPYNNEVIKTIAEKYIENSGDYPIETGFMQLSKPSIPEAFNKLKEKDVKKVIALPIFLAHGIHTKLDIPTALGLNPQPIENYPVSNVSTSDVVEFDGEIIYLEPLGADDKIVEIIQNRVNKYL, encoded by the coding sequence ATGACAAATAAAGATACAGGAATATTATTAGTAGGACACGGTAGTAGAATTCCATATAATAAAAATATAATAAAAAAGATAAGAGAAAAATACCAAGAAATAATGCCAGACTACAACATAGAAATAGGATTCATGGAATTAGTAGAACCAAACATACCAACAGCATTTAACAAACTTAAAGAAACAGGAGTTAATAAGATAATAGTAAATCCCGTATTTTTAGCACATGGAATGCATACAAAAGTAGATATACCAACAATACTTGGATTAGAACCAGAAGTAGACCTAGAAAAACTACACATGCACCAACATGAACATAATCATAGTCATCACCATCATCATAGAGAAGCAAAATCAGAACCTGTGGACTTTGATGGAGAAATAATATATCTTGAACCATTAGGTGCAGATGATAAAATAGTGGAAATAATTTCCAATAAAATCAATTCAAAACTAGAAAAAGATTCTCAAGATACTGGAATACTATTAATAGGACATGGAAGTAATCTTCCATATAATAATGAAGTTATTAAAACTATTGCAGAAAAATACATTGAAAATTCAGGAGATTATCCTATAGAAACAGGATTTATGCAATTAAGTAAACCTTCAATTCCAGAAGCATTTAATAAACTCAAAGAAAAAGATGTGAAAAAAGTTATTGCTCTTCCAATATTTTTAGCACATGGAATTCATACAAAACTAGATATACCAACAGCACTTGGACTTAATCCACAACCCATTGAAAACTATCCAGTATCTAACGTATCAACAAGTGATGTTGTTGAATTTGATGGAGAAATAATATATCTTGAACCATTAGGTGCAGATGATAAAATAGTGGAAATAATACAAAATCGTGTAAATAAATATTTATAA
- a CDS encoding Zn-ribbon domain-containing OB-fold protein, translating to MSDIIRGWRHNDQRYNLIGTKCKTCGETFFPKQVVCPNCRSHGSIEDLQFKGTGKIYTYSIIHAATDEFKNNSPYAVGIIELDEGAKITAQIVDCDFDEIEIGDEVEVVFRKIREDGKEGVITYGYKFKLKE from the coding sequence ATGAGTGACATTATAAGAGGATGGCGTCATAACGATCAAAGATATAATTTAATAGGAACTAAATGTAAAACATGTGGAGAAACATTTTTTCCAAAACAAGTAGTTTGTCCTAACTGTAGAAGCCACGGAAGCATTGAAGATCTCCAATTTAAAGGAACAGGTAAAATTTATACATACTCAATAATCCATGCTGCTACTGATGAATTCAAAAATAATTCACCATATGCTGTAGGTATAATAGAGCTTGATGAAGGAGCTAAAATAACAGCACAAATTGTTGATTGCGACTTCGATGAAATAGAAATTGGTGACGAAGTAGAAGTAGTATTTAGAAAAATAAGAGAAGATGGAAAAGAAGGAGTAATAACATATGGATACAAATTCAAACTCAAAGAATGA
- the cfbA gene encoding sirohydrochlorin nickelochelatase, translating to MDTNSNSKNDTGILLIGHGSRLPYNKEVISAIAEKYAQTKPDYNIEVGFMELAEPNIPTAFNKLKETGVNRIIVTPIFLAHGMHTKRDIPTILGLEPEVKEEPNGHHHHEHEHHHEHGHHHHHHHGEVEKVEFDGEIIYTEPIGADDKIVDIVSEKVNKYL from the coding sequence ATGGATACAAATTCAAACTCAAAGAATGATACTGGAATATTATTAATAGGTCATGGAAGTAGACTACCATACAACAAAGAAGTTATAAGTGCAATTGCAGAAAAATATGCACAAACAAAACCTGATTACAACATAGAAGTAGGATTCATGGAATTAGCTGAACCAAACATACCAACAGCATTTAACAAACTTAAAGAAACAGGAGTTAACAGAATAATAGTAACACCTATCTTTTTAGCACATGGAATGCATACAAAAAGAGACATACCAACAATACTTGGATTAGAACCAGAAGTAAAAGAAGAACCTAATGGACACCATCATCACGAACATGAACATCACCATGAACATGGGCATCATCACCACCATCACCATGGTGAAGTAGAAAAAGTTGAGTTTGATGGAGAAATAATTTACACCGAACCAATAGGTGCAGATGATAAAATAGTTGATATTGTATCTGAAAAAGTAAATAAATACTTATAA
- the thiL gene encoding thiamine-phosphate kinase — MKISKIGERKLIQRLLKKRDETLGNIDNTILKSYHDDAAIEENTSKYTVLSTDMLIQHSHFPKQMTYFQMGEKIVTVNVSDILAMNATPVSILIAMALPSTLTIDEFDEIIDGILYKCKEYGVTLIGGDLNQSDEIILSATTTGKINKNIKLQSNIQEDNLVAITGQLGMPAAALDLLSKYEIKDLSNEYEEIIKSILEPNLPIKTAKFLREHPTLITSMTDITDGLAIELGHLHEKNTNIGFEIYADKLPYNKHISQIATENNKSLNEYLLHFGEEFELLLTLDKKEYLKYKDKLNNIHIIGKVNNSDKITLISQKSVKTMKITGYEHLKEN; from the coding sequence ATGAAAATATCAAAGATAGGCGAAAGAAAACTAATACAAAGACTTCTTAAGAAAAGAGATGAAACTCTAGGAAATATTGATAATACAATTCTTAAAAGTTACCATGATGATGCTGCAATAGAAGAAAATACTTCAAAATATACTGTCTTATCAACAGATATGCTTATACAACATTCTCATTTTCCAAAACAAATGACCTATTTTCAGATGGGAGAAAAAATAGTAACAGTAAATGTTAGTGACATTCTTGCAATGAATGCAACACCAGTATCTATTCTCATAGCAATGGCACTTCCTAGCACATTAACAATAGATGAATTTGATGAAATAATTGATGGTATTTTATATAAATGTAAGGAATATGGTGTAACTCTTATTGGAGGAGATCTTAATCAGTCAGATGAAATTATTCTTAGTGCAACTACCACGGGAAAAATAAATAAAAATATTAAATTACAAAGTAATATTCAAGAAGATAATCTGGTGGCTATAACAGGACAACTTGGAATGCCTGCTGCAGCACTAGATTTACTTAGCAAATATGAAATTAAAGATTTATCTAATGAATATGAAGAGATTATAAAGAGTATTCTTGAACCAAATCTACCAATAAAAACTGCTAAATTTCTTAGAGAACATCCCACACTCATCACTAGTATGACAGACATAACTGACGGACTTGCTATTGAATTAGGACATTTACATGAAAAAAATACCAACATTGGATTTGAAATATATGCAGATAAACTTCCATATAACAAGCACATTTCACAAATAGCTACTGAAAATAACAAATCATTAAATGAATACCTTCTCCATTTTGGAGAGGAATTTGAACTATTATTAACATTAGATAAAAAAGAATACTTGAAATATAAAGATAAATTAAATAATATACATATTATTGGTAAAGTAAATAACTCTGATAAAATTACATTAATAAGTCAAAAATCTGTTAAAACTATGAAAATAACAGGTTATGAACATTTAAAGGAGAATTAG